The window ACCGGCTGTTTGTCTAAATATAAACAGCCCTGGAAATAGATACTGCGTCTCCCACAACGACTCCACAGAGAACCAGCCACATCAACGGAGTCTAAAACATCCATGAACACAATACCAAAACAATAGAAAGACTTGTTATTGCGTGCAGAAACACTTACTGCTTCTGAGGCCTCTGCAGGTGTTCTGGGTTCTTGTTTTCTTCGTCTCCTGAGGGGCTGAAAGGCTCAGCAGCTCGTTCACAAGAGCTCCTCCGACATGACGGCTGCCAGAGCAATACTTCAGGATTCGAGCTCTTTTAATAGCACCACAGCTGAGTCAGTTATTTTCTATATATGTTGTGGACATGTTATGTTTAGAGTGATAGGGGAGAGGAGGgcgggaggggggtgggggggtggattCTAgagttttacctttttattgaaaaaaagcAGTGTCAATAAAAGCAGTTAGCAACTATCTTTTACTTATATTTTTAGGTAAAATGTGGCATGCGTGATAGGTTGTATCTTACATACAGTATAAGAAGAAGTACTTACGCTTTGTCAACTTAGTAATACCATaatgttaaaaaagaaatcaagcACAAGTACACGTCCAGTATTTAAAATAGTAAAAGTACTGAATTACCATAATAATAACGTAATAATAAGTATCTACATGTAGCTTTTGTCTATTGTTGATAGTTTTAAATTCTGATCTGCAGGaatcaattttctttttatttccccaTATTGGTATATACATGTTTTCTTACAAAGAAATGATGCCTactttttacaaaatattttgttgttttgttgttctttgtatAACCGAATAAATAGtaatttatgtgtatttatgtgtgtatataaaccTGTATGTACATTGTGCGTTTTACGtacataaatatactgtatatatatatatatatatatatatatatatatatatatatatatatatatatatatatatatatatatatatatatatatgtatacctCCAGTACGTCCGGGTGCTTTTATTCTGACGGTTCTAACCGGAAGTTGTATTCCGTCTGACACCGGGCAGCTTTCCGTGGGGGTCCCGCTGCACCGACACGCAGCGCACCGGTTGGAGGGTCGTTCCCCCTCGGACGGCACGGACCGTGCTTTCATCCCGACGCACCGGAACCACCGACCGTCATGGCGGACTTTGAGGAATTCGAGAAGCAGCTGAGCGAGAACCGGCAGGGTGAGAACGGAACCGGGTCTCTGGGCGCCGGGCCGGTCCTCGAGCTAGCGCAGTGCGCGACGCGCCGCCTCCGTGCGCGAGACCGCGACATGCGAAAAGTCAGTCAAGATGTTGCGCCTGTTTAAAAACCCGTTATCCTCTCATAAGAAGATGAATATGGAGAAGAGATGACTCGCGGTGCCACTTTGTGAGCCGCTACGATGGgcttcattattaattattaattaataggGTTAAACAAACTATGTGACTAATATGTGCCTTTTTGAGGTATGAGTCAcctgaagacaacaacaaagcaatAATAACCATAATCAACAGCATCAGTCCCATTATAACTTTGATTTGTGTAGCACGtcttaaaaaacaaagcaataataataacaatggtgataataataataattaacagcACCTTTCCCATCATAACTTTGCCCCTCTAAAAAACAAAGCATAATCAACAGTATTATTCCCATCATAACTTTGCTCACGTGGAGCTgaactaatcaattaattgatcaattaatcgttgtaaaacatgttttctccattgttctttttattttatgtgatgaaacacattttattaataaaataaaataggaaaaGACGATTTGAATCTTTTACTATTTTCTAATTAAAGTCCAAACAATCAATCTATTAAacttgtgaaaaacaaacagttatACTAACTGATAATTGAAATCAATGACAAAGCACAGGGAGGTGAAGAAGTAACGTAAAACACCAATAATTCTCCCAggcacaaagaaataaaaacatttaatcgtcatattatatgttttgtatgtaaAGTCAAAGTTTAACAAAGGGAATAAAAAGTACAACGTTTCCCTCTGAGATGTTGTGGAGTTAGAAGTATAAATGGAGGTACTCGGGTAAATGAAAAGTACCTCCTGAGTTCGCAGCATGCAGTGTTCATGGAAAATAGGAATAGTAATCACTGCTTGTTGCtgcgcagagagagagagagaaagcgacaAGCACCGCAGCCGGAGCAAAGGCTGGGGGAGCCGCAGCCGAGAGAAGAGCAGCCGCAGCCGAGAGAAGAGCAGCCGCAGCCAagagaagaggagctgcagccgagagaagaggagctgcagccgagagaagagcagcagagagaagagcagccgcagcagagagaagaggagctgcagccgcaGTCGAGAGAAGAGCAGCCGCAGCCGAgagaagagcagcagagagaagagcagccgcagcagagagaagaggagctgcagccgcaGTCGAGAGAACAGCAGCCGCAGccgagagaagaggagctgcagccgcagccgagagaagaggagctgcagccgagagaagagcagcagagagaagagcagccgcagcagagagaagaggagctgcagccgcaGTCGAGAGAACAGCAGCCGCAGccgagagaagaggagctgcagccgcagccgagagaagaggagctgcagccgcagcagagagaagaggagctgcagccgcagcagagagaagaggagctgcagccgcaGTCGAGAGAACAGCAGCcgcagcagagagaagaggagctgcagccgcagcagagagaagaggagctgcagccgcagccgagagaagaggagctgcagccgcagcagagagaagaggagctgcagccgcagcagagagaagaggagctgcagccgcagccgagagaagaggagctgcagccgcagcagagagaagaggagctgcagccgcaGTCGAGAGAACAGCAGCcgcagcagagagaagaggagcatGAAGAGGAGCCGCAGccgagagaagaggagctgcagccgaGAGAAGAGGAGCATGAAGAGGAGCCGCAGCCGAGATCGGAAGAGCCGCGACCGCCGGAGCTCCTCCCGGGACCACCAGAAGCACAGGTCAGTGGGGGTACTTGTACACAGCTGCAGGTACTTGTACACAGTgtttgtactttatacttccgCTGCATCTCGGAGGGAAGTATTAACATTTATTAAACGGCTTATGCCACTTCACAAATTAAGACACACGGCGTGTGAAAACGTACAGATGTAATGATTCATCGACTAATCCATCCATAGATAATGAAATAGCGACTATTTTCAtaattgtttgtcatttttcatgTAAAAACCTTTCATGGTTCCagctttttccttttaaaataatgtgaataatgttaatgttttatattaataataataatgttgagcTCCTTTTGTCTTCTGGGTAATTGTGACAAAGAATTCTCActattttttactatttaaaaaaaaaaatcaatcgattaatggaaaaaataatctgcagattaataAAATATTGGAACTATTATAATTTGTATATAGTTCAAACTGAGCTCCACCTAAACCAGCTACAGTAAAATCCCGATTTCACATTAATGCGTGAGTAGCAATAATCTAATAAAGAATACATAGTAGTACACCGTTTTAatactttaactacattttTTCTCATCACACTTTTCAATGCACAACTTACACTGTGGTATTAATActtctgaatacttcctcctcCATTGTATAAATACCGCAGCCCCCCAATGCAAATATACTTCCATtctcttttagctccgtttttggtctccacctcccgaggagctttaaaaaaaaaaaagaagtaagtTTTCACTGTTAATACAGCGatcaagcttttattttgtaattcctCTGGttccaggaagaagaggaccTGCAAGTATTGGGACGTGGCCCCTCCTGGCTTTGAACACATCACTCCAATGCAATATAAAGCTCTGCAAGGTACTCATCGTGTTCCCCTCTAGCTCCATTCAGACCTCAATGAATACTTACATCAGACCATTGTGGACAATGTTGAAAATCAATGCAGCTTTATGGCAATATGTGATTTTTATAATTCACTTTAtctcaattcagtttattaagTACAGcgtcaaattacaaatttgcctcagagggcttatttaattattattatttaatcctATAAAAGCCGTCCTATCTGGTTATTCTATCCATAAACAATGTTTCAGTTGActttccataataataataataataggtacaataaattacatatatttatgatatacaTCATATAATCTTTCTTGCTGAGAAAATAAACCCACCGTCAGTAAAAGTGagttaaatttaaaataaatcaaatgaaaatagaCATCTTTGtagctcctcccactcctctctcccctccagcGGCCGGGCAGATACCGCCGATAGCTCTGCTGGCGacgcccaccaccaccaccaccaccaccaccgccggCGTGGCCGCGGCGCCGCCGACACAAGCGCCGATCGTCGGCAGCCAGATGACGAGACAAGCCAGACGCCTCTACGTGGGAAACATCCCCTTTGGGGTCACTGAGGTGACgcctctctctcgcccccctttgacttcctgttggtTCTGCGACGCTTCTGCCAAACGCTGATGCGTCCGTGTTGTTTCCAGCCacgttgttttgttgtcttcctcctcaggaGTCCATGGCGGAGTTCTTCAACGCTCAGATGAGGCTCGCGGGCCTTTCGCAAGCCCCGAGCAGCCCCGTGCTCGCCGTGCAGATCAATCAGGATAAGAACTTCGCTTTCTTAGAGGTGCGCGTTGCATCGTAgcgctttttgttttgttttaggaTAAACGCTTCTAGAGTCCgatgagtctgtctgtctgtacgaagctgcagccagttagcttagcttagcataaagactggaaccaGGGGGAAACGGCTGGTTGAACAAATACAATCCTGAGCACATGcattgcctccacacggctctcaacatggcgacgatGCTAACAGCATGGACAGTGCAAAACAATGGCAACCGTGCTAACggtgtttatcttttttaaatctttaccACTTATTCATACTTTCAGCTAGAAACTTCatcaaatgttaaaatattcCACATCTTTTATAGATTAATTTCATTTATGCTAATTCCTACAACTTCACCTCCTTCCCACACATTTAAGCCGGCAATTCAGTGGAGCGGCGGCTTTTCAGCATCCAGCATTCACTCAGCGATTTATTCAGAAATTGCTTTctccagttttattttttattttatatcacagcttgttgtttttaagcttttttatattttatttccataAATAAGATTGTACCTtctatttaaattaattgtttacTATTTTTGACAATACATATATCCATATATTTGactagaaacaaaaaaaaattaaaacatttcaatttctaatatttctgtatttccaTAAATAAGATTgtaccttttatttaaatatatttattttagaacgtttgcaataaataaaaaaaatatatataaataataaataaatataactggaaaaaatgtaaaatttcaaaaaaaattattaaaacatttaataataataatgctaataataataataacacattatccagacattttgaatgttttcacatagtttcttaaatgttttattacatgATTTGACTAtaacatagttttttttaataaagcagATGTAATAAATATCAAAGTCTCTTCAAACATTCTGCTCTCCAGTTTCGGTCCGTAGACGAGACGACGCAGGCGATGGCGTTCGATGGAATCGTCTTCCAGGGCCAATCGCTGAAGATCAGACGACCGCACGACTACCGGCCTTTACCCGGCATCTCAGAGCAGCCCGCTTTCCACGTCCCAGGTGCGTCAGCGAGTCGCATCGAGCCATGACGTGTTCCATCGTATCATAAACGTCCTGTGCTTATGTTCTGCGTATGTTCTGCGTATGTTCTGCGTAGGCGTCGTCTCCACAGTCGTCCCCGACTCCCCCCACAAACTGTTCATCGGAGGCCTCCCCAACTACCTGAACGACGACCAGGTATTTAACCGAGCAGCAGCCTGAACAGGTGCGctcctgtttcctctgttttctctctcacctGCTGAGGTTCTGTAGTCGCACACAAtatgtttaacattttctttagAAGAATTCATAACTGTGTTTTGGTAGAGGGGAAAACAGAAGTCTACGTAGAAAAGTagaaataaatgttaataagCATCAGAAACAGAACGCGCTGaataaaaaagactaaaactaacaaaataaaatgaataaaaacttcTGCATGTATTATATTTTGGTAAAACTATATATCACACAAACGTATCATGTCGTTCGTTAatggtatatttaaaaaaggcctTTTGTGCTGAAGTAAATGCTCCTTTCTCGTGTTAAGTCCAGTATATTAAAAGGCTGATAAACAGATACAtagagtatttatttatgtgtggtATTTAGACATTAAAGTAGCTTCTGATTCATTTGAGTCCATATTGTCAAAGAAAAAGTCCACCTTAAGAAAAcaggatgttttattttgaagtagaGGCTGCCACACTTACAATCAAATGCTAATGAATAACTTTAAGAAATCTAATGAATCTCTTTCGCCGTTgggaatttaattgaatatttcagatttgtttcttctttacGTTTTAGGAATCAAacgattgattgatttattgggGGTTGAAAAGATAAATCGACCCCAAAAGTAATTTCAACATCGTTCAAATGTTTTCTGGTTTTAGCTTCTCAAACTTGAGCTTTTTACTGTTCTACTTTTTGACTTCTTGCAGCCGCTTTGCCGGCGTTGATACTCACAGCTCTCTCATTTTTGTCCCCCCACTTTGTCCCCAGCTAGGGGCCTGTAAGATCGTTAAGTCTGCGCTCATAGTTTGTTCAGTAGTTGTCATCTCCTGCCGCCATGCCAACATGTAACACAAGGCAAGTAAGACATTCTGGTCCTCACACGGATGCAggtcctctctgtctcccatcATGCTTTTGGAGCGCGTTTAGGACccggggggtcggggggggctTGGGGGTGTTgtttgttggtggtggtggttgtagTAGTGGGGAGGTTCATGTAAAGGACACATATTATCCAACTGTTATTAGCTTTAATTTGCTTGTAGCTGGCAaattacaatacaaaaaaaacgtttattttttattattgaatgtgagattatatatattacatcttTATAACAATGTCTCAATATTTTTAGACGATCTCGGGAAGTTATTTTTGTCGTCAGCTCTTCACGAACCTTCAAAAGACgtcatctcctcttccttctaTTCATAGCAATGCAACAAACTTGTTCGCGTGATCGAAGACGATTTATATTCAACCGCacacactttttgttgttgttttcatgctCTTTTGCTATTCACTCTGTAGGTTTCTGCGCGTCCGCTGCAAACCTCCGGCCTCACGTCTTCTCGCCCGACTCTTCTCCGCAGGTGAAGGAGCTCTTGACGTCGTTCGGGCCGCTCAAAGCGTTCAATCTGGTGAAGGACAGCGCCACGTCGCTGTCCAAAGGTTACGCCTTTTGCGAATACGTGGACGTCGGCGCCACCGATCAGGTAAACGGGGCCGATGAGCTGTCGGGGTTTTAGCGCGGTTCGAGACGTTGCTTTGAGGTCCGTGTGTTTcgtttgtttctctctccgtcAGGCGGTCGCCGGGCTCAACGGGATGCAGCTAGGCGACAAAAAGCTGATCGTCCAGAGGGCGAGTGTGGGAGCCAAGAACGCCAA of the Cyclopterus lumpus isolate fCycLum1 chromosome 8, fCycLum1.pri, whole genome shotgun sequence genome contains:
- the LOC117734926 gene encoding splicing factor U2AF 65 kDa subunit-like yields the protein MADFEEFEKQLSENRQERERESDKHRSRSKGWGSRSREKSSRSREKSSRSQEKRSRSRDRKSRDRRSSSRDHQKHRKKRTCKYWDVAPPGFEHITPMQYKALQAAGQIPPIALLATPTTTTTTTTAGVAAAPPTQAPIVGSQMTRQARRLYVGNIPFGVTEESMAEFFNAQMRLAGLSQAPSSPVLAVQINQDKNFAFLEFRSVDETTQAMAFDGIVFQGQSLKIRRPHDYRPLPGISEQPAFHVPGVVSTVVPDSPHKLFIGGLPNYLNDDQVKELLTSFGPLKAFNLVKDSATSLSKGYAFCEYVDVGATDQAVAGLNGMQLGDKKLIVQRASVGAKNANPTSIIETPVTLQVPGLQRLLNSCVATEVLCLLNMVMPEELVDDEDYEEILEDVREECCKYGGVRSIEIPRPVDGVEVPGCGKIFVEYVSPADCQKAMQALTGRKFANRVVVTKYYDPDKYHRHEF